The DNA sequence GGGGGCGGCGCGGCTCGCGCGCTTCGCCCCATCCGAGATCTCGATGCCGATGTCGTCGACGGAGATCGAGCCCTCGTGCTGCACCCCGAGTCGCTGAAGCCGGTCGAGCAGGGTGCTCAGCCCTTCGCGGGCGACATCGCAGAGCACCAGGTCGCCGGCAGGACGGGTAGCGGCCTTCGGGATGCGCACGATGTTGGTCGTCGCAACGTCGTCCTGGAGGGTCGTGAGCACCTGGTCGACGAGGGTGGCGGGGGCGATGATTCGCAGGTGCTGCACGTGGCCAGTGTCGCCGGAATCGAGCCGCGGGTCTGGCGATCGAGGGCGTGTCGGGGAACGCGGCCGGTCGGGGCAGTGCGGGAGCGCGTCAGCGAGCGTTGCGTTCCACATCCTCGCTGGACGCAGCGGATGTGTCCGTCATCTGCGCGAGCCCGGCGAGCATCCGGAGCTTCTCGTCGCTCTCGCTTCCCGCGTCTGGGTAGTACACCACGAGGATCACGCCGTCGACGGGGAGCTTGTCGCGGTGCAACTGCAACTCTCCGACCAGCGGATGGTCGATGAGTGCCGTTCCACCCTCCAGGTTGTGGACATCGTGGCGCGCCCACAGGGAGCGGAAGCGCTCACTGGAGATGGCGAGCTCCCCGACCAGTTCCACGAACCGGGCGTCGTCGACGTCGTCCGCGATGTTGGCGCGGAGCGCGGCGACGATCCCCGCCGTCGCCGCGGCCCAGTCGCGTTGGAACGCCTGCTCCTCCGGGTCGAGGAGCAGCGAGCGCAGCCGGTTGTACCCGGGGCGCAGCCGTGGTGACAGCGCGACCGCGAGGTCGTTGGAGGCGAGCACATCGAACGAGCGACCCTCGATGAATGCGGGCACCCCGATCGTGGCCAGGAGGTGGTCCAGCCGCTCCGGCACGCGCTCCTCCCTGCGCCGGCGGGACGGGCGCGGTTTGTCGGAGCCGAGACCGAGCAGGTAGGCGCGCTCGACCTCGTCGAGCTGCAGGACGCGGGCCAGCGAATCGAGCACCTGGACGGACGGATGGGCGTCCCTCCCGCGCTCGAGACGGAGGTAGTAGTCGGCGCTGATGCCGGCGAGGAGCGCCACCTCTTCCCGGCGGAGTCCCGGGACGCGCCGGTTGTCGCCCGCGGGAAGGCCCGCTTGGGCGGGCGTGACGAGGTCGCGGCGCGCCCGCAGGTATGCGCCGAGCCGGTTCGTCCTGTCCTCATCGGTCACGCTGCAACGCTAGCCCGGCCGTGCAACGCCCGGGGATGCCCTGGTGGACCCCCGGCTCGACGGGACTCTGCCGCGGCCGCCGGAGCAGCCGCACACTCGGTGACGGGTCCGGTGAGTCGCCGGGCCGATCACCCCGGAAAGGCACACATCCCATGGATATCAGCGCACGCACCGTCTTCATCGTTGGCGGCACCTCCGGCATCGGCCGGGAGCTCGCCCGCCGGTTCGCCGCGGCCGGAAGCACCGTCGTGATCGGCGGTCGCGACGACACCGCCCTCGCCGAGCTGGCGGCGGAGGGCTTCGGCACGGTCCGCGTCGACGTGACCGACTCGACGTCGGCCGCGGAGGCGCGCGACGCCGTGCTCGCCGCCCATCCTGAACTGGACACCGTCGTGACGATGTCCGGCGTCATGCTGCTGGAGGACCTGCGCGACCCCGCGCACTTCTCTGCGACGGAGGTGACCATCGACACCAACCTGCTCGGCACCATCCGCATCATCGACGCGTTCACGCCGCACCTGATCGCCCGCGGCGGAGGGACCATCGTCACGGTGACCTCCGGGATCGCGTACCTCCCGTTCCCGCCGATGGCCAGTTACGCCGCCTCCAAGGCCGCCGTGCACGCCTACTCCGAAGCTCTGCGCGTGCAACTCGCCGGCAACGGCATCGACGTAGTGGAGCTCGTGCCCCCTGCGGTCGCCACCGGCGGCCAGGAGAACGTGAACCCGCAAGCCCAGCCCCTCGACGCCTTCGCGACCGAGGTCATGGATCTGCTTTCGCTCGAACCCACGCCGAACCAGATCCTGGTGCAGGGAGTGCAGATGCACCGCTGGGCGGAGAAGAACGGGACCTATGACGGGCTGGTCGCGCAGCGGGCGCAGATGCTGCGGAAGTGAGGTGCCCCAGCCGGCCGGCTATGTGAAGCGGTGTTCGGCTGATGGACGAATGTGCTCCTTCAAACCTCCCAAGATGAGGGCCCAGCCGCGGGTGAAGGCGCCGCCCCGGTAACCGCCGGGCAGCGCGCACGCCGCGCTGAGTTGTTCTTCGGTCAGTTTCTCCCAGCCGCGGTGCTCGACCTCGACCCGGGTCAGGTTCGGTCCCAGGGCGACGAAGCGAAGCTCCACCTCGGTCGGTTCCCCGGTCACGTTCCACGTCATCGTGAAGCCGGAGGGCTCGCGCCAGTCGAGGATGACGCCCCAGTCGTGCTCGCTGCCGTCGTGCCAGTGTTCGGTCACGCGACCGCCCGTGGCCCGGTCGACCGTGATTCTGCTGATGCGATCGCGACCACCCAACGAGAACGGGTCGAGCGGCCACCAGGCGGCGAGCTCTCGAACGAAGACGTCGAACGTGTGCTCGAGCGTGCTCTCGACGGAGACAGCCTGCCGGACCGGCGGCCTCCGGAAGTCCAGGACCTCACCGGTCACGGTCGGACTCCACGAGCGCCTTCGCAGCGGTCAGCGCGCTGCCCCAGATCCCTTCGAGCTCGGCACGCAAGGCCGACAAGCCCTCCTGCCGAGCGCGATACAGCCGGCGGGTGCCGACCCGCCTTTCGGTCACGAGTCCCGCCTCCTTCAGCACGGTCAGGTGCTGGCTGACGCCCGGGCGCGTGATCTCGAACTCGGCCGCGATCTGCCCGGCGGACAACTCGTCGTTCGCGACGAGGCGCAGGATGGCTCGACGGTGCGATGCGGCGAGGGCCCGCAGGACCGCGTCTGTGTCGTCGTCCGCGGACGATGCTGCGGCCGCGGTCACGCCCAGAGACCGACCGGGTTGCCGTCAGGGTCGCCGGCGACGGCGAACGACCCATACCCCTCGGGCAGTTCAGCGGGTTCTGCGATCCGCGAGCCGCCCAGTGCGACTGCTCGATCCAGGGTGGCGGCGAGATCGTCGACGCGGACGTAGAACTTGACGCCGGTGTCCGTCCCGTCCATCGAGGGCCCGATGCCGCCCGAGACCTGGATCGGCTCGGACACGGTGTCCACGAGCGCGTAGCCGCCCATCGCGGGGTCGGCCTCGGCATTCCATCCGAACAGTTCCGAGTAGAAGCGCTGCGCCCGCTCGTGATCGCGGCTGATGATCTCCACCATCGCTATCGGGTTCCCCATGATGACCTCCTTAGTTAGCGTGTGCTTACGTTAGCAGACTCTAACCCTTCGGCGGCGGATCTGACAAGGCCCGCGCGATCGACGAAGGCGCACTCTGCGCGCGGAGGGTGGTCGGACTCGGCCGAGGCGCGCCGCCAGACGGTCCAGGCAGTCGTTCCACCCCAGTACGTGGTCGTCGGCGGTGGCGCGATCGGGGAACCCGAGATGCTGGACGTGGAGGGTCGTGCCTCCCCTATCGGCCGCTGCGAGGGTGAAGCTGACCGAGGTGACCTCGTCTTCTCCGCCCCACTGCCATGTCGTGCTGAGCTGCCGCCCGGGCTCGGCCGAGACGACCTCTCCCGTCACGCTCATCCCGTTCGCGCGGGATGCGATTCGTGTCCGCCCACCGATGCGGGGTTCGATCACCGCGTCCGTGTCGAACGACGCTGGCCAGAACCACGCGGATAGGGACTCGGGTTGGGTCAGTTCGCGCCATACGGCGTCAGGCTCGGCAGAGAGGTGACGCTCGACTTCGATGTCAGGCATATCCGCGATGCTAGGTCGTACTCGCCCGTCGGCACCAGGGACCGACGTGGAACCGGTCATCAGCGGCTCGACTGACTGGCTCACGGGCGTACGCCGTCTCGATTCCGTATCCCCGGTCCCGGGTACCCACGGGGTGCCATCGCGCATGTTCTCGTTTTCTCTTGTGATGTTCTGCGCCGGCCGCTAAGGTCAAGCTGCTCGGCATTAAAGCGCTTTAATGAAACGATGCATTTGACGTCGGGCCGGGGGCGACGTGCCCTCGCAACTCAATGAGGAGGAACGCAAATGACGTTGTCGAACCGACGCAGGCTGGGCGGTGCGTTCGCGCTCAGCACGGTCGTCGCCCTGGCTTTGGCTGGTCTGTCCACCGTGCCGGCACAGGCGGCAGCCGCCGATCGCGGGGGGTCGATTCCGGCCGACTGCCCGTGGATGAACACCCATCAACCCCCCACGCAGCGCGCGAATGAACTGCTCGCGGCGAGCACGCTCGACCAGAAGATCCGCTGGCTGGATGAACAAGCGGCGAACAACCCGACACAGACGGTCTTCCCGGGTGGCTTCTTCGGAGGCGGGGCCACATACCCTGCGCAGGTTCCGTGCACGCCCAAGGTCGTGTACACGGACGGTCCGGACTATGTGCGCGGCAGCGCGGGCGTGACCGTCTTCCCCTCCCAGATCGCGTTGGGCGCGTCGTTCGACAGCACGCTCGCCTACGACAAGGGAAAGGCTGAAGCGGATGAGGCGTTCCGGTCGGGCAAGAATGTGGTGCTCGGCCCGGGCGTATCGAGTTCGCGCACCCCACTCGCCGGTCGCACCCCGGAGTACCTGGGTGAGGACAGCCTCCTGAGCGGCACCTTGGCCGGAGCGACGATCAACGGCATTCAGACCGGCAACCCGACTGAGCCGGTCGGCGCGGAGATCAAGCACTTCATCGCCAACGAGCAGGAACTCGATCGGACGACGAGCTCCTCCAACCTGGACGAGCGGACCCTGCGCGAGGTGTACAACCAGCCGTTCGCGATCGCGATCGACAAGGGCAACCCCTCGAGCGCGATGTGCTCCTTCAACCAGGTGAACGGGGTCTACGCGTGTGAGAACCCGATCCTGAACAACGTCCTGAAAGACAGCGATCAGCTCTCGGGCTATGTGGTCTCCGACTTCGGTGCCGTCCACTCGACGGTCGAATCGCTGAAAGCGGGTCTCGATCAGGAGCTCAACGCGCCGAACTACTACGCCCCGGCGAAGATCCACGCTGCGATCGACAACGGGTCCATCACTGTCGACCTGGTAAACCAGGCGGCTTTCCGAGTGGTCAAGTCGTACATCGAGCACGGACTGTTCGACCACCCGCTGCCGACGACGCCATCGACGTCAGCGTCCAACGACGAGAACAAGGCGGTATCCGAACGGATCGCGGAAGAGGGCTCCGTGCTCTTGAAGAACGATGGCAGTGTGCTGCCCCTCGGCAAGTCGACGACCTCGATCGCCGTGATCGGCCCGACAGTCTCGAACACGCCCACGAACGGGGTCAGCGCGAAGACCGTGTGCAATGAGGGTCGAGGTGGCGCCTGCCCCAACCCTGTTGCTCCGCTTGACGCGATCACGAGCCGCGCGGCTCAGGCCGGTGCGACGGTGACGTTCAACAACGGGGCCGACCTGACGGCTGCAGCCGCGGCCGCCGCGTCCGCGAAGGTCGCTGTCGTCTTCGGCTACGCCATGCAGGGTGAGTTCTCCGACCGCACGACGCTCGCGCTCGACAACAACGGAGATGCACTCATCTCGGCCGTGGCGGCGGCGAACCCGAACACGGTCGTCGTCCTGGAGACGGGTTCCGCGACCACGATGCCCTGGCTCAACCAGGTCAAGAGCGTCATCGAAGCGTGGTATCCGGGGGATCAGCAGGGCACTGCGCTCGCCAAGCTGATCTACGGCGACGTGAATTTCACCGGCAAGCTCCCGATGACGTTCCCGAAGTCGCTCGCGGACACGCCGACCAGCACGCCGGCGCAATACCCGGGTACTTTCGCGGACGGCTCCACCACCCGTGCGGCAGGAGACAAGTCGATTCGACAGGTTTCCTACAGCGAGGGCCTTGCAGTGGGTTACAAGTGGTACCAGGCGAAGGGGATCCAGCCGCTGTTCCCGTTCGGCTACGGCCTCTCGTACACCTCGTTCGCCTACAGCGACCTGGCGGTCACCCCCTCGGTCGACGTTCACTCGGCCAAGAAGCTCACCGTGAGCTTCACGATCACCAACACGGGAACAACCGCCGGTCAGGCCACACCGCAGGTCTACTTGACGCTTCCCGGCAGCACTGGTGAGCCCGGCAAGCGACTCGTCGCATTCGACAAGGTCTCGCTCAACCCGGGCCAGACCACGCGAGTGACAGAGACGATCAGGCGCACGGACGTGAGCCAGCCCCTGTCCTACTGGAGCGTCGACAGTCACAGCTGGGCAACCGACGCGGGTGTCTACGGAGTGCATGTCGGCAACGACAGCACGACTGCGTCGCTGTCCGGCAGCTTCACGGTGACCCCGGGAGACTAGGAGCACGCTCGACGATGGAGGGGTGAGCCGCGCGCTCACCCCTCCATCCGTCGCCTACCGACCGATGGTGCTCTCTCGGCGAACGAGTTCCGGCTCCAGGACGATCGTCCGGTGCTCATGCGCGCCGTTTCGATCACGCAGCTCCCTCACCATCAGTTCCACACCGGCCCGCCCCATCTCACGACCGCGCATCGCGACGGATGTCATCGGCATCGCCCCGCCCCACGCGACCGAGTTGTGGTCGCACCCCATAACCGCAACCTGCTGCGGAACCGTGATCCCACCAGTCATGAGCTCGCCGATGATCGCTGAGCCCAAGAGATCCGTGACCGCGAGGACGCCATCCGGCCGTTCTCGCGGGCTCATGGCGGCGAAGCGTGCGCCGACCGCGGCGCCACTGCCGCCGTTCAGATCCGCCGTGGGTACGTCAAGCAGTTCGACCGCGCCGTTCGTCTCGTTCAGTGCGCGCAGGACTCCCTTCCTGCGTTGTTGCACCGGTTGGACCGGCGTCTGGCCGCCGACGAACGCGATTCTGCGCCGTCCGAGCTCGATGAGATGTCGCGCCGCCATATAGCCGGCCTTCTCGTTGTCGATCAGCACCGTGCAACACGCGTCCGCTTCGGAGAAATGATTGACGAGGACGACAGGGACGTCGTGGGCGCGGAGAAACTCCACGCTCGCGTGCGTTTCGTGGACCGGAGCCAGAAGCACTCCCGCGACGCCGGCGCTCTCGAAGAACTGCAGATGAGATCCCTGCTGCGATTCGTCATTGTCGCTGTCCGCCAACTGCAGGTCGAATCCACTCATCCGAGCGGTCTCCTGGGCGCCGCGCGTGATGTCGACGAAGAGCGAGTTCATCAGGTCGATCACGACCAGTCCCAGGACGGTGCTCTTGCCCGATGCCAGCGTGCTCGCCGCGCTGTTGCGTCGGAACCCCAGCTCGCCGATCGCTGACTGGATTCGTTCCATCGTCTCCGGAGCGACCTTCTCCGGGTGGTTGAGCGCGTTCGAAACGGTGCCGGGGGACACCCCGGCCAGAGCGGCGACATCCTGCAGCTTGGGTCTGACCAGGCCGACCGCACCTGAGGCTCGTGGCACCGGTGTAGTTTAGGTGCAGCTCAGCAGCCTCCACAACGGCGAACGAGCCGTCCAGAGGCCAGTCCTGAGCGGCGGTTCGCTCACTCCCCGCAGCCGCTCACACCTGCCGCTCACCCCTCCAGCCGCCGCGGCAACCCCAGCCACGCGCCGGCACCCGGTTCGAAGTGAGTGACCTCGCTCACCCGCCCGTCGGCGACCCCGATCACCAGCACGCCGACCAGGTGGAGGTGCCCCGACACCCCGTCGCGGATGTACTCGCCCCACGCGGGCTGACCGTTGGCGCCCGTCGGCACCATCCGTTCGATCGTGCGCCGGTGCGCCGTCACCGTGCCGAAGAACGCGGTCGCGGCGGTGCGGCCGTGGTACTCGAACGGCAGCGGGGGCATGCGCACCCACACGTCGTCCGTCATCAGCGCGACCAGGTCGTCGACCGCGCCGGAGGTGAAGGCGGTGACGAAGCGGTCCAGGAGCTCCGGGTCCGGGTCGATCGGGTCGACGGAGCGCGGGGCGCGGGCGAGCGCGCCGCGGGCGCGTTTCAACGAGCTGTTCAGGGAGTCGACCGTCACGTCGAGCAGGCCGCTGGCCTCCACGGCCGTGTAGCCGAGCACGTCGCGCAGGATGAGGGCGGCTCGCTGCGAGGGTGGCAGCAGTTGCAGGGCGCGGGTGAACGCCAGCGTTATCGCCTCCCGCGACTCGTACTGCGCCTCGGGTCCCGGGGCGTCGTCCGCGAGGCCGTCGAGGAGCGAGTCGGGGTACGGCTCCAGCCACGACACCTCGCCGAGCGCGCTCGGGCGGGCGGGGGGAGGGTCGACCTCCTGGGGCCGGCGGCGACCGGCCCGAAGGAGGTTGAGGCAGCGGTTCGTCGCGATGCGGTAGAGCCAGGTCCGCAGGGAGGAGCGGCCCTCGAAGCCGGGGAGGCCCAGCCAGGCGCTCAGCAGGGTGTCCTGCACGGCGTCCTCGGCATCCTGCACGGATCCGAGCATCCGGTAGCAGTGCACGTGGAGCTCGTGGCGGTGAGGGTCGACGAGCGCGTCGAATGCGGCGCGATCGCCCCCGAGCGCCTCCTGAAGCAGATCGTGTTGCATCGTCCCTCGCTCTCCGGCGATCCGATTCTGGTCGTCCGCCTCACCTGTGTCGACACCGGAGGCGTCCAGAACCGGTCGCGCCCGGAGCGACCAGTTTCGGAGCCGCTCGGCGTCCATCCATGCGAATCGACAACCGCGCGGATCCCGGATCCGCGAAACGAACGGAGAGCATCATGACGACAGCCAAGGCACCCGACTACACGGCCACGATCGAACTCGGCCGCAGCCCCGACGATGTCTTCGCCGCCATCGCGGACGTCGGCGACTGGTGGCTGGGCGAGGTGACCGGCCAGGCGGACCGGGTCGGTGCCGAGTTCACGTACCGGTACCAGGACATCCACGCGAGTACGCAACGCGTCACCGAGTTCCTGCCGGGCCGCCGCATCGTGTGGGACGTGGTCGACAGCGACCTCAGCTTCGTCTCCGAGCCCGACCCCTGGACCGGCACCCGGATCGTTTTCGACCTCCAGCCGTCCGGCGGCGGGACCCGTCTGACCTTCACTCACCAAGGGTTGACGCCCGCGAAGGAGTGCTATGGCGCGTGCTCGGCCGGGTGGGACCACTTCGTGATCGGGAGCCTCCGGCAGTTCGTGGAGGCGGGGGTCGGGGTGCCGCTGTGAAGCGTATTTGGTCATTGCCTTAATTAAGCGTTTGCTGTAGCGTCAAGGGCGTGAGCACAAGCCCCGCCTCCGCGTTCGCCGCCCTGGCCGACCCGACCCGGGCGGCCATCGTCGACCTGCTCGCCCGGAGGGGCGAGCTGGCCGCCGGTGAGATCGGCGCAGAATTCACGTCCAGCGCGTCCGCCATCTCCCAGCACCTGAAGGTGCTCCGCGAGG is a window from the Leifsonia sp. AG29 genome containing:
- a CDS encoding helix-turn-helix transcriptional regulator, translated to MTDEDRTNRLGAYLRARRDLVTPAQAGLPAGDNRRVPGLRREEVALLAGISADYYLRLERGRDAHPSVQVLDSLARVLQLDEVERAYLLGLGSDKPRPSRRRREERVPERLDHLLATIGVPAFIEGRSFDVLASNDLAVALSPRLRPGYNRLRSLLLDPEEQAFQRDWAAATAGIVAALRANIADDVDDARFVELVGELAISSERFRSLWARHDVHNLEGGTALIDHPLVGELQLHRDKLPVDGVILVVYYPDAGSESDEKLRMLAGLAQMTDTSAASSEDVERNAR
- a CDS encoding SDR family oxidoreductase is translated as MDISARTVFIVGGTSGIGRELARRFAAAGSTVVIGGRDDTALAELAAEGFGTVRVDVTDSTSAAEARDAVLAAHPELDTVVTMSGVMLLEDLRDPAHFSATEVTIDTNLLGTIRIIDAFTPHLIARGGGTIVTVTSGIAYLPFPPMASYAASKAAVHAYSEALRVQLAGNGIDVVELVPPAVATGGQENVNPQAQPLDAFATEVMDLLSLEPTPNQILVQGVQMHRWAEKNGTYDGLVAQRAQMLRK
- a CDS encoding SRPBCC domain-containing protein; the protein is MTGEVLDFRRPPVRQAVSVESTLEHTFDVFVRELAAWWPLDPFSLGGRDRISRITVDRATGGRVTEHWHDGSEHDWGVILDWREPSGFTMTWNVTGEPTEVELRFVALGPNLTRVEVEHRGWEKLTEEQLSAACALPGGYRGGAFTRGWALILGGLKEHIRPSAEHRFT
- a CDS encoding ArsR/SmtB family transcription factor; amino-acid sequence: MTAAAASSADDDTDAVLRALAASHRRAILRLVANDELSAGQIAAEFEITRPGVSQHLTVLKEAGLVTERRVGTRRLYRARQEGLSALRAELEGIWGSALTAAKALVESDRDR
- a CDS encoding VOC family protein encodes the protein MGNPIAMVEIISRDHERAQRFYSELFGWNAEADPAMGGYALVDTVSEPIQVSGGIGPSMDGTDTGVKFYVRVDDLAATLDRAVALGGSRIAEPAELPEGYGSFAVAGDPDGNPVGLWA
- a CDS encoding SRPBCC family protein yields the protein MRDGTPWVPGTGDTESRRRTPVSQSVEPLMTGSTSVPGADGRVRPSIADMPDIEVERHLSAEPDAVWRELTQPESLSAWFWPASFDTDAVIEPRIGGRTRIASRANGMSVTGEVVSAEPGRQLSTTWQWGGEDEVTSVSFTLAAADRGGTTLHVQHLGFPDRATADDHVLGWNDCLDRLAARLGRVRPPSARRVRLRRSRGPCQIRRRRVRVC
- a CDS encoding glycoside hydrolase family 3 protein — encoded protein: MTLSNRRRLGGAFALSTVVALALAGLSTVPAQAAAADRGGSIPADCPWMNTHQPPTQRANELLAASTLDQKIRWLDEQAANNPTQTVFPGGFFGGGATYPAQVPCTPKVVYTDGPDYVRGSAGVTVFPSQIALGASFDSTLAYDKGKAEADEAFRSGKNVVLGPGVSSSRTPLAGRTPEYLGEDSLLSGTLAGATINGIQTGNPTEPVGAEIKHFIANEQELDRTTSSSNLDERTLREVYNQPFAIAIDKGNPSSAMCSFNQVNGVYACENPILNNVLKDSDQLSGYVVSDFGAVHSTVESLKAGLDQELNAPNYYAPAKIHAAIDNGSITVDLVNQAAFRVVKSYIEHGLFDHPLPTTPSTSASNDENKAVSERIAEEGSVLLKNDGSVLPLGKSTTSIAVIGPTVSNTPTNGVSAKTVCNEGRGGACPNPVAPLDAITSRAAQAGATVTFNNGADLTAAAAAAASAKVAVVFGYAMQGEFSDRTTLALDNNGDALISAVAAANPNTVVVLETGSATTMPWLNQVKSVIEAWYPGDQQGTALAKLIYGDVNFTGKLPMTFPKSLADTPTSTPAQYPGTFADGSTTRAAGDKSIRQVSYSEGLAVGYKWYQAKGIQPLFPFGYGLSYTSFAYSDLAVTPSVDVHSAKKLTVSFTITNTGTTAGQATPQVYLTLPGSTGEPGKRLVAFDKVSLNPGQTTRVTETIRRTDVSQPLSYWSVDSHSWATDAGVYGVHVGNDSTTASLSGSFTVTPGD
- a CDS encoding LacI family DNA-binding transcriptional regulator; this encodes MPRASGAVGLVRPKLQDVAALAGVSPGTVSNALNHPEKVAPETMERIQSAIGELGFRRNSAASTLASGKSTVLGLVVIDLMNSLFVDITRGAQETARMSGFDLQLADSDNDESQQGSHLQFFESAGVAGVLLAPVHETHASVEFLRAHDVPVVLVNHFSEADACCTVLIDNEKAGYMAARHLIELGRRRIAFVGGQTPVQPVQQRRKGVLRALNETNGAVELLDVPTADLNGGSGAAVGARFAAMSPRERPDGVLAVTDLLGSAIIGELMTGGITVPQQVAVMGCDHNSVAWGGAMPMTSVAMRGREMGRAGVELMVRELRDRNGAHEHRTIVLEPELVRRESTIGR
- a CDS encoding RNA polymerase subunit sigma-70, producing MQHDLLQEALGGDRAAFDALVDPHRHELHVHCYRMLGSVQDAEDAVQDTLLSAWLGLPGFEGRSSLRTWLYRIATNRCLNLLRAGRRRPQEVDPPPARPSALGEVSWLEPYPDSLLDGLADDAPGPEAQYESREAITLAFTRALQLLPPSQRAALILRDVLGYTAVEASGLLDVTVDSLNSSLKRARGALARAPRSVDPIDPDPELLDRFVTAFTSGAVDDLVALMTDDVWVRMPPLPFEYHGRTAATAFFGTVTAHRRTIERMVPTGANGQPAWGEYIRDGVSGHLHLVGVLVIGVADGRVSEVTHFEPGAGAWLGLPRRLEG
- a CDS encoding SRPBCC family protein, translating into MTTAKAPDYTATIELGRSPDDVFAAIADVGDWWLGEVTGQADRVGAEFTYRYQDIHASTQRVTEFLPGRRIVWDVVDSDLSFVSEPDPWTGTRIVFDLQPSGGGTRLTFTHQGLTPAKECYGACSAGWDHFVIGSLRQFVEAGVGVPL